A genomic region of Bradyrhizobium sp. ORS 278 contains the following coding sequences:
- a CDS encoding Gfo/Idh/MocA family protein yields MSLPVRLAVAGAGLIGRRHIEQIDACPEAVLTAIIDPAPAANELAQARGVRCYSSLDALPAEHRPDGVVIATPNQLHVANGMACLAAGLPALIEKPLADDVAAAQTLVEAFERAGVPLLTGHHRRHNPMIQRAKAEIDTGRLGRIVAIHGVFWLIKPHDYFAPAWRREAGAGPVLINLSHDIDLLRYLCGDIVAVQAAQSNQVRGHAVEDTAAMILHFESGALGTFSVSDTVQAPWSYEFTSGENPAYSRTQESCYQIGGTKGSLAIPQLDLWHHPDAASWWAPIARERLSYDMQEPLARQIGNFCAVIRGTAAPVVSGREGLNTLRVIAAIKRAAASGARETV; encoded by the coding sequence ATCAGTCTCCCTGTCCGTTTGGCCGTCGCCGGAGCGGGTCTCATCGGCCGGCGTCACATCGAGCAGATCGACGCCTGTCCGGAAGCGGTGCTGACGGCGATCATCGATCCGGCGCCCGCCGCCAACGAGCTTGCGCAAGCGCGCGGCGTCCGCTGTTATTCGTCGCTTGACGCGCTTCCGGCCGAGCACCGGCCCGACGGCGTGGTCATCGCCACGCCGAACCAGCTGCACGTCGCCAACGGCATGGCCTGCCTGGCCGCGGGACTGCCGGCGCTGATCGAGAAGCCCCTGGCCGATGACGTCGCAGCGGCGCAGACACTGGTCGAGGCCTTCGAACGCGCCGGCGTGCCGCTCCTGACCGGTCATCACCGCCGCCACAATCCGATGATCCAGCGCGCCAAGGCCGAGATCGACACCGGCCGTCTCGGCCGGATCGTCGCCATCCATGGCGTATTCTGGCTGATCAAGCCGCACGATTATTTCGCGCCGGCCTGGCGCCGCGAGGCCGGCGCCGGCCCGGTGCTGATCAATCTCAGCCACGACATCGATTTGCTACGCTATCTCTGCGGCGACATCGTCGCAGTGCAGGCGGCACAGTCCAACCAGGTCCGCGGCCATGCCGTCGAGGATACGGCGGCGATGATCCTGCACTTCGAGTCCGGCGCGCTCGGCACGTTCAGCGTGTCCGATACGGTGCAGGCGCCCTGGAGCTACGAGTTCACCAGTGGCGAGAACCCGGCCTACAGCCGGACGCAGGAAAGCTGCTACCAGATCGGCGGCACGAAGGGGTCGCTCGCGATCCCGCAGCTCGACCTGTGGCATCATCCGGATGCGGCGAGCTGGTGGGCACCGATCGCGCGCGAGCGGCTCAGCTATGACATGCAGGAGCCGCTCGCCCGGCAGATTGGGAATTTCTGCGCGGTCATCCGCGGCACGGCCGCTCCGGTGGTCAGCGGTCGCGAGGGCCTGAACACGCTGCGCGTGATCGCCGCGATCAAGCGAGCCGCGGCGTCGGGAG
- the aroQ gene encoding type II 3-dehydroquinate dehydratase, producing MSSLVYVLNGPNLNLLGKRQPEIYGRETMADVERDCRALAAELGLEIRFHQSNREYELIDWIHEARETAGGIVINPGAFTHTSVAILDALNAFDGTVIEVHISNVHKREEFRHHSFVSKRADGVMAGFGTQGYQLALRRVARLLDEGKAGH from the coding sequence ATGAGCAGCCTCGTCTACGTTCTCAACGGGCCCAACCTCAACCTGCTCGGCAAGCGTCAGCCCGAGATCTACGGCCGTGAGACCATGGCCGACGTGGAGCGGGACTGCAGGGCGTTGGCGGCAGAGCTCGGGCTCGAGATCCGCTTCCACCAGTCGAACCGCGAATACGAGCTGATCGACTGGATCCATGAGGCGCGCGAGACCGCCGGCGGCATCGTCATCAATCCCGGCGCGTTCACTCATACATCGGTCGCGATCCTCGATGCGCTCAACGCGTTCGACGGGACGGTCATCGAGGTCCACATTTCCAACGTGCACAAGCGCGAGGAATTCCGTCACCACTCCTTCGTCTCCAAGCGCGCCGACGGTGTCATGGCGGGCTTCGGCACCCAGGGCTATCAGCTCGCGCTCCGGCGGGTCGCCAGGCTGCTCGACGAGGGCAAGGCCGGCCATTGA
- the adh gene encoding aldehyde dehydrogenase, with product MTKVDVNAAFQPPFAARYDNFIGGAWKAPSAGKYFDNISPITGQPVCQIARSDASDIEAALDAAHAAKDGWARTSVTERALILNRIADRMEANLAKLALAETWDNGKPIRETTAADIPLAIDHFRYFAGVIRGQEGSIAEIDHDTIAYHFHEPLGVVGQIIPWNFPILMAAWKLAPALAAGNCVVMKPAEQTPASIMVWMEIIGDLLPAGVLNVVNGFGLEAGKPLASSPRIAKIAFTGETSTGRLIMQYASQNLIPVTLELGGKSPNIFFKDVCAEDDDFLDKAIEGFVMFALNQGEVCTCPSRALIHESIYERFMERALKRVGAIVQGSPLDPATMIGAQASSEQLDKILSYIAIGRNEGAQLLIGGERNLLGGELAGGYYVKPTVFKGHNKMRVFQEEIFGPVVSVTTFKTEDEALSIANDTLYGLGAGVWSRDANTCYRFGRAIQAGRVWTNCYHAYPAHAAFGGYKQSGVGRETHKVMLDHYQQTKNMLVSYSPKKLGFF from the coding sequence ATGACCAAGGTCGACGTCAATGCGGCGTTCCAGCCGCCTTTCGCTGCGCGTTACGACAACTTCATCGGCGGCGCCTGGAAGGCCCCGAGCGCCGGCAAATATTTTGACAACATCTCGCCGATCACCGGCCAGCCGGTCTGTCAGATCGCACGCTCCGATGCCTCCGACATCGAGGCTGCGCTCGACGCCGCGCACGCCGCCAAGGATGGCTGGGCGCGCACAAGCGTCACCGAGCGCGCGCTGATCCTCAACCGGATCGCTGATCGCATGGAAGCCAATCTCGCCAAGCTCGCATTGGCCGAGACTTGGGACAACGGCAAGCCGATCCGCGAGACCACGGCGGCCGACATTCCGCTCGCGATTGATCATTTCCGCTATTTTGCCGGCGTCATCCGCGGACAGGAAGGCTCGATCGCCGAGATCGATCACGATACTATCGCCTATCACTTCCACGAGCCGCTCGGCGTCGTCGGCCAGATCATTCCCTGGAATTTTCCGATCCTGATGGCGGCGTGGAAGCTCGCGCCGGCGCTGGCCGCGGGCAATTGCGTCGTGATGAAACCGGCGGAGCAGACCCCGGCCTCGATCATGGTGTGGATGGAGATCATCGGTGATCTGCTGCCGGCGGGCGTGCTCAACGTCGTCAACGGCTTCGGCCTCGAGGCCGGCAAGCCTCTGGCTTCGTCACCCCGCATCGCCAAGATCGCCTTCACCGGCGAGACCTCGACGGGGCGGCTGATCATGCAATACGCCTCGCAGAACCTGATCCCTGTGACGCTCGAGCTCGGCGGCAAGTCGCCGAACATCTTCTTCAAGGATGTCTGCGCCGAGGATGACGACTTCCTCGACAAGGCGATCGAAGGCTTCGTGATGTTCGCGCTCAACCAGGGCGAGGTCTGCACCTGTCCGAGCCGCGCGCTGATCCATGAGTCGATCTATGAGCGCTTCATGGAGCGCGCGCTAAAGCGCGTCGGCGCGATCGTGCAGGGCAGCCCGCTCGATCCGGCGACCATGATCGGCGCGCAAGCCTCGTCCGAGCAGCTCGACAAGATCCTGTCCTACATCGCCATCGGCAGGAACGAGGGCGCGCAGCTCTTGATCGGCGGCGAGCGCAATCTGCTCGGCGGCGAGCTCGCCGGCGGCTACTACGTCAAGCCGACGGTGTTCAAGGGGCACAACAAGATGCGCGTATTCCAGGAGGAGATCTTCGGGCCCGTCGTCTCGGTCACGACCTTCAAGACCGAGGACGAAGCCTTGTCGATCGCCAACGACACGCTCTATGGCCTCGGGGCCGGCGTGTGGAGCCGCGACGCCAACACCTGCTATCGCTTCGGCCGTGCCATCCAGGCCGGCCGCGTCTGGACCAACTGCTACCATGCCTATCCGGCGCATGCCGCGTTCGGCGGCTACAAGCAGTCGGGCGTGGGCCGCGAGACCCACAAGGTCATGCTCGACCACTACCAGCAGACCAAGAACATGCTGGTCAGCTACAGCCCGAAGAAGCTCGGCTTCTTCTAG
- a CDS encoding helix-turn-helix domain-containing protein: MGRSPGKSHSDRVLDVVAKGAPAVSALAASWRRSGHLHALDPATHAPSCRLTAAEIAEARERLGRLLAIAQASLDRLFLAVGGVGCSVLLADADGTVVDRRGARGDDSTFDSWGLWIGAVWSERHEGTNAIGTCLVEKRPLTIDRDQHYLTRNARLFCTTAPIFDEHGQLKAALDVSSCRADLTEGFGRLIATTVADAARLIEAENFRQAFPHARIVLTPDSERDINSMLAVDGNDLVVGATRAARRALGLSASALARPVPAGDLIKGVPAAGDDIDAAERAVLKRALARAGGNVSRAAKELDMSRATLHRKMKRLGLER; encoded by the coding sequence ATGGGGCGTTCGCCCGGAAAATCCCATTCGGACCGCGTGCTCGACGTCGTCGCCAAGGGGGCGCCGGCGGTTTCGGCGTTGGCGGCGTCCTGGCGCCGCTCCGGTCATCTCCACGCGCTCGATCCCGCCACCCACGCGCCATCCTGCCGACTGACGGCAGCCGAGATTGCCGAGGCGCGCGAGCGGCTCGGGCGGCTGCTCGCGATCGCGCAAGCAAGCCTCGACCGGCTGTTTCTTGCCGTCGGCGGCGTCGGGTGCTCGGTGCTGCTGGCCGATGCCGACGGCACCGTGGTCGACCGGCGCGGCGCGCGCGGCGACGATTCGACCTTCGATTCCTGGGGGCTGTGGATCGGCGCGGTGTGGAGCGAGCGGCACGAAGGCACCAACGCGATCGGCACCTGCCTGGTCGAGAAGCGGCCGCTGACCATCGACCGCGATCAGCACTATCTCACCCGCAATGCCAGGCTGTTCTGCACGACGGCGCCGATCTTCGACGAGCATGGCCAGCTCAAGGCAGCGCTCGACGTCTCATCCTGCCGCGCCGATCTCACCGAAGGCTTCGGCCGGCTGATCGCGACCACCGTCGCCGATGCCGCGCGCCTGATCGAGGCGGAGAATTTCCGCCAGGCCTTTCCGCACGCGCGCATCGTGCTGACGCCGGACAGCGAGCGCGACATCAACTCGATGCTCGCGGTCGACGGCAACGATCTTGTCGTCGGCGCCACCCGCGCGGCGCGTCGGGCGCTCGGCCTGTCGGCCTCGGCGCTGGCGCGTCCGGTGCCGGCCGGCGACCTGATCAAGGGCGTGCCCGCGGCGGGTGACGACATCGATGCCGCCGAGCGCGCGGTTTTGAAGCGCGCCCTGGCGCGCGCTGGCGGCAACGTGTCGAGGGCCGCCAAGGAGCTCGACATGTCCAGGGCCACCTTGCATCGGAAGATGAAGCGGCTCGGGCTGGAGCGCTGA
- a CDS encoding molecular chaperone DnaJ: MTSAGEWVIWNGSMGIVDTVRLGPIVDGAAGRLASLAPPYDVVGPFSLDELETHGQISFGACLVMSQQRWREDQDGLRIAARAARRALLDQLSRDEDDEAYRALLNLPLQGRLTAMEINAGFRRLAKSAHPDAGGSNELYRRISEAREALLAQLD; this comes from the coding sequence ATGACGAGCGCCGGGGAATGGGTGATCTGGAACGGGTCGATGGGCATCGTCGATACGGTCCGGCTCGGCCCGATTGTCGACGGGGCGGCCGGCCGGCTGGCATCGCTCGCGCCGCCCTATGACGTCGTCGGGCCGTTCAGCCTCGACGAGTTGGAGACGCACGGCCAGATCTCGTTCGGCGCCTGCCTCGTGATGTCGCAGCAGCGCTGGCGCGAGGATCAGGACGGCTTGCGCATTGCGGCACGCGCGGCGAGGCGCGCCTTGCTCGATCAGCTCTCACGGGACGAAGATGACGAAGCCTATCGCGCGCTGCTCAACCTGCCGCTGCAGGGCCGCCTGACGGCGATGGAGATCAACGCGGGCTTCAGGAGGCTCGCCAAATCAGCGCACCCCGATGCCGGCGGCAGCAACGAGCTCTACCGGCGCATATCCGAGGCGCGCGAGGCCCTGCTGGCGCAACTGGACTAG